The DNA region CGGGCCCAGCGCCTGGCCCTCGGCCGCGGACGGTGCACCCGGTGTCTCCTTGAGCTCGACGAAGAGCGCGTGGGTCGGGCTCTCGCCGACGTTCTCGCCGGCGTGCTGCTGCGCCGGCAGCCACATCGCCTTGCCCGCGGACAGCTCGACGTCCCGGTAGCCGGAGCCGGCGTGCAGGCGGCGGGCGAAGGAGCTCATCGTGATCATCACCGAGTCGGGGTGCTGGTGCGGCGTGGTGCGGTCACCGGGGACGTCGGTGTACTCCAGGACACGGACCCGGTCG from Cellulomonas sp. KRMCY2 includes:
- a CDS encoding cupin domain-containing protein; the encoded protein is MSLDPVSSNPDHYRIVFENDRVRVLEYTDVPGDRTTPHQHPDSVMITMSSFARRLHAGSGYRDVELSAGKAMWLPAQQHAGENVGESPTHALFVELKETPGAPSAAEGQALGPQ